A window of the Yersinia rochesterensis genome harbors these coding sequences:
- the xseA gene encoding exodeoxyribonuclease VII large subunit translates to MSQTSASSIFTVSRLNQTVRQLLEMEMGQIWLTAEISNFSQPSSGHWYFTLKDDRAQVRCAMFRNSNRRTTFRPQNGQQVLVRASITLYEPRGDYQLIAESMQPAGDGLLQQQFEQLKQQLATEGLFDQSHKQPLPSPARQVGVITSSSGAALHDVLHVLQRRDPSLPVIIYPTAVQGADAPLQIVRAIHLANLRGECDVLIVGRGGGSLEDLWSFNDERVARAIFNSRIPIVSAVGHETDVTIADFVADLRAPTPSAAAELVSRNQIELVRQIQGQQQRMEMAMDYYLAQRSQQFSRLEHRLQQQHPHLRLARQQTLLLKLQRRLEDSAQNQIRSLGRRTERLQQRLIQVQPQGQIHRYNQRVQQQEYRLRQALERQLNGYRQRFGIACSQLEAVSPLATLARGYSVTQTPAGTLLKTTKQVHTGDKLTTRLQDGWVESEITQINVTKKPRQRKPTH, encoded by the coding sequence ATGTCACAAACTTCTGCGTCATCAATTTTTACCGTCAGCCGCCTTAATCAGACGGTGCGACAACTGCTGGAAATGGAAATGGGCCAAATTTGGCTCACGGCCGAGATTTCCAATTTCTCTCAGCCTTCGTCTGGTCACTGGTATTTCACCTTAAAAGACGACCGGGCGCAGGTGCGCTGCGCGATGTTTCGCAACAGCAATCGCCGAACCACTTTCCGCCCGCAAAATGGCCAGCAAGTTTTGGTCAGGGCATCAATTACCCTGTATGAACCGCGCGGTGACTACCAGTTAATTGCTGAAAGTATGCAACCTGCTGGCGACGGGCTACTGCAACAACAGTTTGAGCAGCTTAAACAACAACTGGCCACAGAAGGGCTTTTTGATCAAAGTCACAAGCAACCACTACCCAGTCCAGCCAGACAAGTCGGGGTGATAACCTCATCTAGCGGCGCGGCTCTGCACGATGTTTTGCACGTTTTACAACGCCGTGATCCATCACTGCCAGTGATTATTTATCCAACAGCAGTGCAAGGTGCCGATGCCCCCCTACAGATAGTCCGAGCCATTCACTTGGCTAATCTGCGCGGAGAATGTGATGTGCTGATCGTCGGGCGGGGTGGCGGTTCACTGGAAGATTTGTGGAGTTTTAATGACGAGCGAGTCGCCCGCGCCATTTTTAACAGCCGAATTCCCATTGTCAGTGCGGTCGGCCATGAAACCGATGTCACCATTGCGGACTTTGTCGCAGATTTACGCGCCCCAACCCCGTCAGCCGCCGCAGAACTGGTCAGCCGCAACCAAATTGAGCTGGTCCGGCAAATTCAGGGGCAGCAGCAGCGCATGGAAATGGCGATGGATTATTATCTGGCGCAGCGTAGCCAGCAATTTAGCCGCCTTGAGCATCGGCTCCAACAGCAACACCCACATTTGCGCCTAGCGCGTCAGCAAACACTGCTGTTGAAGTTACAGCGCCGTCTGGAAGACAGCGCGCAAAACCAAATTCGCTCATTAGGCCGGCGCACTGAACGGCTCCAGCAGCGCTTGATTCAAGTTCAACCGCAAGGGCAAATTCACCGTTATAACCAACGGGTACAGCAGCAGGAATACCGCTTGCGCCAAGCATTAGAGCGCCAACTGAATGGCTATCGTCAGCGCTTTGGTATCGCCTGCTCGCAATTGGAGGCAGTCAGTCCATTAGCTACATTGGCCCGCGGCTACAGTGTCACACAGACCCCCGCAGGCACCTTGCTTAAGACTACCAAACAAGTGCATACCGGCGACAAGCTAACGACCCGACTGCAAGATGGCTGGGTGGAAAGTGAAATCACTCAAATCAATGTGACAAAAAAGCCCCGTCAGCGTAAGCCGACCCATTAG
- the guaB gene encoding IMP dehydrogenase, with the protein MLRIAKEALTFDDVLLVPAHSTVLPNTAELGTQLTATIRLNIPMLSAAMDTVTEARLAIALAQEGGLGFIHKNMSIERQAEEVSRVKKHESGVVTEPQTVTPTTTLRQVKELTARNGFAGYPVVTEDYELVGIITGRDVRFVTDLDQPVTAVMTPKERLVTVKEGEAREVVLQKMHEKRVEKVLVVDDSFHLRGMITVKDFQKAERKPNACKDEHGRLRVGAAVGAGAGNEERIDALVAAGVDVLLIDSSHGHSEGVLQRIRETRAKYPNLQIVGGNVATGAGAKALADAGVSAVKVGIGPGSICTTRIVTGVGVPQITAIADAVEALEGTGIPVIADGGIRFSGDIAKAIAAGASCVMVGSMLAGTEESPGEIELYQGRSFKSYRGMGSLGAMSKGSSDRYFQTDNAADKLVPEGIEGRVAYKGLLKEIVHQQMGGLRSCMGLTGCGTINELRTKAEFVRISGAGIQESHVHDVTITKESPNYRMG; encoded by the coding sequence ATGCTACGTATCGCGAAAGAAGCTCTAACATTTGACGACGTTCTCCTGGTTCCAGCCCACTCCACAGTCTTGCCTAATACAGCAGAACTTGGTACCCAACTGACTGCAACTATCCGCCTGAATATCCCTATGCTGTCCGCAGCAATGGATACCGTAACCGAAGCTCGTCTGGCCATTGCGCTGGCACAAGAGGGCGGTTTAGGTTTCATCCACAAAAATATGTCCATTGAGCGCCAGGCTGAAGAAGTCAGCCGCGTGAAAAAACACGAAAGTGGCGTGGTGACTGAGCCACAGACTGTAACGCCAACCACAACTCTCCGTCAGGTTAAAGAACTGACCGCCCGTAACGGTTTCGCCGGTTATCCGGTAGTGACCGAAGATTACGAGCTGGTTGGGATCATTACTGGCCGTGATGTGCGCTTTGTGACTGATCTGGACCAACCCGTGACGGCGGTGATGACACCGAAAGAGCGCTTGGTAACGGTCAAAGAAGGCGAAGCCCGCGAAGTTGTACTGCAAAAAATGCATGAAAAACGTGTCGAGAAAGTGCTGGTCGTTGACGATAGCTTCCATCTGCGCGGCATGATTACCGTGAAAGATTTCCAAAAAGCAGAACGCAAGCCAAACGCCTGTAAAGACGAGCATGGCCGTCTGCGTGTTGGTGCCGCTGTCGGTGCCGGTGCGGGCAATGAAGAGCGTATCGACGCGCTGGTCGCTGCGGGTGTTGATGTTTTACTTATCGACTCATCTCATGGTCATTCCGAGGGCGTGTTACAGCGCATTCGCGAAACCCGAGCCAAATATCCTAACCTGCAAATTGTTGGTGGTAATGTCGCGACAGGGGCAGGTGCGAAAGCATTGGCCGATGCTGGCGTGAGCGCGGTCAAAGTGGGTATCGGCCCTGGCTCAATCTGTACCACCCGTATTGTGACTGGCGTTGGTGTGCCACAGATTACTGCAATTGCTGATGCCGTCGAAGCGCTGGAAGGCACTGGTATCCCGGTTATTGCGGATGGTGGTATTCGTTTCTCTGGTGATATTGCTAAAGCCATTGCTGCGGGTGCTTCATGTGTCATGGTCGGCTCGATGCTGGCAGGGACAGAAGAATCACCCGGTGAAATCGAACTCTATCAAGGCCGTTCATTCAAATCTTACCGCGGTATGGGGTCATTGGGCGCGATGTCCAAAGGCTCTTCAGATCGCTACTTCCAGACCGATAATGCTGCCGATAAATTAGTACCGGAAGGTATTGAAGGGCGTGTGGCATACAAAGGTTTGTTGAAAGAGATTGTGCATCAGCAAATGGGGGGCTTGCGCTCTTGTATGGGGCTGACCGGCTGCGGCACTATCAATGAATTGCGTACCAAAGCTGAGTTTGTGCGTATCAGTGGTGCTGGGATTCAAGAAAGCCATGTGCATGATGTTACCATCACCAAAGAATCCCCGAATTATCGGATGGGTTAA
- the guaA gene encoding glutamine-hydrolyzing GMP synthase, producing MTKNIHKHRILILDFGSQYTQLVARRVREIGVYCELWAWDVTEAQIRDFNPSGIILSGGPESTTEHDSPRAPDYVFTAGVPVLGVCYGMQTMAMQLGGKVEGSNQREFGYAQVEIKTDSALIRDIKDAINPAGEAVLDVWMSHGDKVTAIPSDFVTVASTDTCPFAIMANEEKRFYGVQFHPEVTHTKQGQRLLERFVLDICACEALWTPATIIEDAIVRLREQIGEDHVILGLSGGVDSSVTAMLLHRAIGKRLTCVFVDNGLLRLNEADQVLEMFGDKFGLNIVHVAAEERFLTALAGVDEPEAKRKIIGRVFVELFDEEACKQEQVKWLAQGTIYPDVIESAASATGKAHVIKSHHNVGGLPKEMKLGLVEPLKELFKDEVRKIGLELGLPYDMLYRHPFPGPGLGVRVLGEVKKEYCDLLRRADAIFIEELHKADLYNKVSQAFTVFLPVRSVGVMGDGRKYDWVVSLRAVETIDFMTAHWAHLPYDFLGRVSNRIINEVNGISRVVYDISGKPPATIEWE from the coding sequence ATGACAAAAAATATTCATAAGCATCGCATCCTTATCCTCGATTTCGGCTCGCAGTACACCCAACTGGTGGCGCGACGTGTTCGTGAAATTGGTGTCTATTGTGAACTTTGGGCGTGGGACGTGACTGAAGCCCAGATCCGCGATTTTAATCCAAGCGGCATTATTCTTTCTGGCGGCCCTGAAAGCACCACTGAACACGACAGCCCACGCGCGCCGGATTATGTGTTCACTGCCGGTGTCCCTGTGCTGGGTGTGTGTTACGGCATGCAAACCATGGCTATGCAGTTGGGCGGTAAAGTTGAAGGGTCAAACCAGCGCGAATTTGGCTATGCGCAGGTTGAGATTAAAACTGACAGCGCACTTATTCGCGATATCAAAGATGCGATCAATCCAGCGGGTGAAGCCGTATTGGATGTGTGGATGAGCCATGGCGACAAAGTGACTGCAATCCCGTCTGACTTTGTGACGGTTGCCAGCACGGATACCTGCCCGTTTGCCATTATGGCCAATGAAGAAAAACGTTTTTATGGTGTGCAATTCCATCCTGAAGTGACACACACCAAGCAAGGCCAACGCCTGTTGGAGCGCTTCGTTCTGGATATCTGTGCCTGTGAAGCGCTGTGGACCCCAGCCACCATTATTGAAGATGCGATTGTGCGCCTGCGTGAGCAAATCGGTGAAGACCACGTGATTTTGGGCTTATCCGGGGGGGTTGATTCTTCAGTAACCGCGATGCTGCTGCACCGTGCGATTGGCAAACGCCTGACTTGTGTGTTTGTTGATAACGGCCTGTTACGCTTGAACGAAGCTGATCAAGTATTGGAAATGTTCGGCGATAAATTTGGTCTGAATATTGTCCATGTAGCAGCGGAAGAACGTTTCCTGACGGCATTGGCTGGTGTTGATGAACCAGAAGCAAAACGTAAAATTATCGGTCGCGTGTTTGTAGAGCTGTTTGATGAAGAAGCTTGCAAACAAGAACAGGTGAAATGGCTGGCACAGGGCACTATCTACCCAGATGTGATTGAGTCAGCAGCATCCGCTACCGGTAAAGCGCATGTGATTAAATCTCACCATAATGTGGGCGGCTTGCCGAAAGAGATGAAGTTGGGCTTGGTCGAGCCACTGAAAGAGTTGTTTAAAGACGAAGTGCGTAAGATTGGTCTGGAGCTGGGCCTGCCGTACGACATGCTATATCGCCATCCATTCCCAGGCCCAGGTTTGGGGGTGCGTGTATTGGGCGAAGTGAAGAAAGAATATTGCGATTTACTGCGCCGCGCCGACGCGATCTTTATTGAAGAGCTGCACAAAGCGGATCTGTACAATAAAGTCAGCCAAGCCTTCACCGTCTTCCTGCCGGTTCGTTCCGTCGGCGTAATGGGTGATGGCCGTAAATATGATTGGGTTGTTTCACTGCGTGCTGTTGAAACCATCGATTTCATGACTGCGCATTGGGCGCATCTGCCATATGATTTCCTAGGTCGCGTGTCAAACCGCATCATTAATGAAGTGAATGGTATTTCTCGTGTGGTTTATGATATTAGCGGCAAGCCACCAGCAACCATTGAGTGGGAATAA
- a CDS encoding sugar dehydrogenase complex small subunit, whose amino-acid sequence MSVTRSPIPQLRGISRRRLLGYVGVGLVSSLMNPLSLDAFAASTQTSPQHFERFMLVSRALTGKRQLNAQVGQRLYQVLLGKIGGFDQKLALLQPLPSGEPHQWPPLQQQIARQILQGWYVGVIGEGTDAAVISYENALMFDAVSDVLVIRSYCPNKPGYWAVKPDVAL is encoded by the coding sequence ATGTCGGTAACTCGCTCTCCGATACCTCAGCTACGCGGCATTTCACGTCGGCGTTTACTCGGGTATGTCGGTGTTGGGCTGGTCAGCAGCCTGATGAACCCCCTTTCTTTGGATGCTTTCGCAGCATCAACTCAAACCTCGCCGCAGCACTTTGAAAGATTCATGTTGGTCTCCCGCGCACTGACGGGTAAGCGCCAACTTAATGCGCAGGTTGGTCAGCGCCTCTATCAGGTTTTACTCGGTAAAATCGGTGGTTTTGACCAGAAACTGGCCTTATTACAACCTTTACCTAGCGGCGAACCTCATCAATGGCCGCCACTACAGCAGCAGATTGCCCGGCAGATTTTGCAAGGTTGGTATGTGGGAGTGATTGGTGAAGGAACTGATGCGGCAGTCATCAGTTATGAAAATGCATTAATGTTCGATGCGGTATCCGATGTGTTGGTTATTCGCTCTTATTGCCCGAATAAACCCGGATACTGGGCTGTAAAGCCTGATGTCGCCTTATAA
- a CDS encoding GMC family oxidoreductase: MADTLKVDIVVIGSGVAGGLVAHQLAMAGKSVLVLEAGPRLSRWEIVENFRNQPDKSDNMAPYPSTSYAPHPESNPNNNYLIQKGEHPYDVQYIRAVGGTTWHWAASAWRFLPNDFKLKTIYGVGRDWPIDYAALEKWYLRAEQELGVWGPSDEDLGSPRSAPYPMAPLPLSWNEQRIKTVLNSHTFNGSRFDVVTEPVARNSRPYDGRPTCCGNNNCMPICPIGAMYNAITHVEKAELAGAIIRPQAVVYQLEVDDQQQITAALFKDAQGNEHRAEGKYFVLAANGIETPKLMLMSTNDKNPLGVGNSSDMVGRNLMDHPGTGVTFMASEPLWPGRGPQEMTSLIGFRDGAFRAEYAAKKIHLSNLSRTDQVTIELLKQGELQLGPQLDAKIRDRAARFVQFDSFHEILPHVENRIIPSPTEKDAIGIPKPEFYYAMDDYVRKSAVHTQQVYAEAARLMGGTEVQFHNNFANNNHITGTTIMGNDPKDSVVDSDCRSHDHKNLFIASSSVMPTVGSVNCTLTIAALSLRIAETLKAEV; encoded by the coding sequence ATGGCTGACACACTCAAGGTGGACATCGTCGTCATTGGCTCGGGCGTTGCTGGCGGTTTAGTCGCGCATCAATTGGCGATGGCTGGCAAGTCAGTATTGGTTTTAGAAGCGGGGCCGCGCCTTTCGCGTTGGGAAATTGTGGAAAACTTCCGCAATCAGCCCGACAAATCAGACAATATGGCGCCTTACCCCTCAACATCTTATGCCCCCCATCCTGAATCTAACCCTAATAATAACTATTTGATTCAAAAGGGTGAGCACCCCTACGATGTACAATATATTCGCGCGGTAGGGGGCACCACCTGGCACTGGGCAGCATCGGCCTGGCGTTTTCTGCCGAATGATTTCAAGCTAAAAACAATCTATGGCGTCGGGCGCGATTGGCCGATTGACTATGCCGCGCTGGAAAAATGGTATTTACGCGCAGAGCAGGAACTCGGTGTTTGGGGGCCGAGTGATGAAGATCTTGGCTCCCCGCGTAGTGCGCCTTACCCGATGGCACCGCTGCCGTTATCGTGGAATGAACAGCGCATTAAAACCGTGCTCAACAGCCACACTTTTAATGGCAGTCGTTTTGATGTTGTGACTGAGCCGGTGGCGCGCAACAGTCGCCCTTATGATGGCCGTCCCACTTGCTGCGGCAACAATAACTGTATGCCAATTTGCCCGATAGGGGCGATGTATAACGCCATAACTCATGTTGAAAAAGCCGAGCTGGCGGGGGCTATTATTCGCCCACAAGCGGTGGTTTATCAGCTGGAAGTGGATGATCAGCAGCAAATTACCGCCGCTTTGTTTAAGGATGCACAAGGTAATGAGCACCGCGCTGAGGGCAAGTATTTTGTGTTGGCAGCCAATGGCATTGAAACGCCGAAATTGATGCTGATGTCCACCAATGATAAAAATCCACTCGGTGTCGGGAATAGCTCCGATATGGTCGGGCGCAATCTGATGGACCACCCCGGAACTGGCGTCACCTTTATGGCTAGTGAGCCGCTCTGGCCTGGGCGTGGCCCGCAGGAAATGACCTCTTTGATTGGGTTCCGCGATGGCGCATTCCGTGCTGAATATGCGGCGAAAAAGATTCATTTATCTAATTTGTCCCGCACAGATCAAGTCACCATTGAGTTGCTCAAGCAAGGAGAATTACAACTCGGGCCGCAGCTTGACGCCAAAATCCGCGATCGGGCGGCGCGTTTTGTGCAATTCGACAGTTTCCATGAAATCTTGCCGCATGTGGAAAATCGTATTATTCCCAGCCCGACAGAGAAAGACGCCATTGGCATTCCGAAGCCGGAATTTTACTATGCAATGGATGATTATGTGCGCAAAAGTGCAGTGCATACTCAGCAAGTCTATGCCGAAGCGGCCAGATTGATGGGCGGCACTGAAGTGCAGTTCCACAATAACTTTGCCAATAATAACCATATTACTGGCACCACCATTATGGGCAATGACCCCAAAGATTCCGTGGTGGACAGTGATTGCCGCAGCCATGACCACAAAAATTTGTTTATCGCCAGCAGCAGTGTGATGCCAACTGTCGGTTCAGTGAACTGTACTTTGACGATTGCCGCGCTCTCTCTGCGTATCGCTGAAACTTTAAAGGCCGAGGTGTAA
- a CDS encoding cytochrome c, with the protein MKKLTLGHSMKFLFIALGFAATGYARADANLIARGEYLTKAADCVACHTTKDGKPFAGGLAFKTPMGTLYSPNITPDKETGIGGWTDEEFLRALHEGKGKNGENLYPAFPYTSYTLLTDDDVKAIKAYLFSLPAVHQPNRENDMPFPFNQRWGLWFWNLVNFEGQRFQPDTSKDAQWNQGAYFVEALGHCGECHTPRNITMGMKDSKAYAGADIDGWTAFNITSDPHAGIGGWSQQQVVQYLRSGHVDGKAQAAGPMAEVIENSTRHLTDSDLNAMAVYLRTLKPLNPNDETKSRSDWGQSATSVNTLRGVPFTADTVTGNNNTDGARLYLGNCASCHSFTGEGVKDSYYPSLMKNSVVGASAQNNLINVILHGVSRKTNDGEVFMPGFANTLTDEQVVSLSNYLLQQFGQPTLNIKADDVKALRGE; encoded by the coding sequence ATGAAAAAGCTAACCCTAGGTCACTCAATGAAATTCCTGTTTATAGCATTGGGATTCGCTGCAACTGGATATGCTCGTGCGGATGCTAACCTGATTGCGCGGGGTGAGTATTTGACCAAAGCCGCAGACTGTGTGGCGTGCCACACCACTAAAGATGGCAAACCCTTTGCCGGTGGATTGGCCTTTAAAACCCCGATGGGCACCTTATATTCGCCGAATATTACCCCCGATAAAGAAACCGGAATTGGTGGTTGGACGGATGAAGAGTTTTTGCGCGCACTGCATGAAGGGAAAGGCAAAAACGGCGAGAATCTCTATCCTGCTTTCCCTTATACCTCTTATACCTTGCTGACGGATGATGATGTTAAAGCCATAAAAGCTTATTTGTTTAGCTTACCAGCAGTGCATCAACCGAATCGCGAAAATGACATGCCGTTCCCATTCAATCAGCGCTGGGGGCTGTGGTTCTGGAATCTGGTGAATTTTGAGGGGCAGCGCTTCCAGCCCGATACCAGCAAAGATGCACAATGGAACCAGGGGGCTTATTTTGTTGAGGCGCTGGGGCATTGTGGTGAATGTCATACTCCGCGCAATATCACCATGGGAATGAAAGACAGTAAAGCTTATGCCGGTGCTGATATTGATGGTTGGACGGCATTCAATATTACCTCAGATCCGCATGCTGGGATTGGGGGCTGGAGCCAGCAACAGGTCGTACAATATCTGCGCAGCGGCCATGTTGACGGTAAAGCACAAGCGGCTGGGCCGATGGCGGAAGTGATTGAAAACAGCACCCGACATCTGACTGACAGTGATCTGAATGCAATGGCGGTGTATCTGCGCACGCTGAAGCCATTAAATCCAAATGACGAAACTAAGAGCCGTTCGGATTGGGGGCAGTCGGCGACCAGTGTTAATACCTTACGTGGCGTACCTTTCACGGCGGATACTGTTACGGGGAACAATAACACTGACGGCGCGCGCTTGTATTTGGGGAACTGTGCCAGTTGCCACAGTTTTACCGGTGAGGGCGTGAAAGATAGTTATTACCCATCATTGATGAAGAATTCGGTGGTCGGGGCATCCGCGCAAAATAACCTGATTAATGTCATTCTCCACGGCGTGTCGCGCAAAACCAATGATGGCGAGGTCTTTATGCCCGGTTTTGCCAACACATTAACTGATGAGCAGGTTGTCAGTTTGAGTAATTATCTATTGCAGCAGTTTGGGCAACCCACACTGAATATCAAAGCCGATGATGTTAAAGCATTACGCGGAGAATAA
- the thiD gene encoding bifunctional hydroxymethylpyrimidine kinase/phosphomethylpyrimidine kinase produces MKRINVLTIAGTDPSGGAGIQADLKTFSALQAYGTSVITALVAQNTGGVQSVYPIEPAFVAAQLDSVLSDVRIDSAKIGMLANAEIVDIVATQLRRYPIPFVVLDTVMVAKSGDPLLAPEAVDVVRRLLLPQVDLITPNLPEAATLLDCQPAHNEQEMCEQGRALLALGCQGVLMKGGHLSGEESPDWLFTAQSEQRFVTRRINTRHTHGTGCTLSAALAALRPRHANWAATLSVAKDYLQGALEQADTLEVGQGIGPVHHFHQWW; encoded by the coding sequence ATGAAGCGTATCAATGTGTTAACTATTGCCGGAACTGACCCAAGCGGCGGTGCCGGTATCCAGGCTGATCTGAAAACCTTTTCTGCATTACAGGCCTACGGCACCAGTGTTATTACCGCTTTAGTGGCGCAAAACACCGGTGGTGTACAGTCTGTTTATCCCATCGAACCCGCTTTTGTTGCTGCTCAGCTAGATTCTGTCCTCAGTGATGTGCGTATCGATAGCGCCAAAATTGGTATGCTGGCAAATGCGGAAATTGTCGATATTGTTGCTACGCAACTACGGCGTTATCCCATTCCATTTGTAGTGTTAGATACTGTGATGGTTGCCAAAAGCGGGGACCCGTTACTTGCACCAGAGGCCGTTGATGTGGTGCGCCGCTTATTGCTCCCGCAAGTTGATTTGATTACACCTAATTTACCGGAAGCCGCAACATTGCTTGATTGCCAACCCGCGCATAATGAACAAGAAATGTGTGAACAAGGGCGGGCATTGTTAGCTCTCGGCTGTCAGGGGGTATTGATGAAGGGGGGGCATTTGAGTGGCGAAGAAAGCCCAGATTGGCTGTTTACCGCGCAAAGTGAGCAGCGCTTTGTGACACGGCGGATTAATACCCGACATACCCACGGCACCGGTTGCACCTTGTCGGCTGCACTGGCGGCATTACGGCCACGGCACGCGAATTGGGCCGCTACCCTGAGTGTAGCTAAAGATTATCTGCAAGGGGCACTGGAACAAGCCGACACCCTCGAGGTGGGGCAGGGGATCGGGCCGGTGCACCATTTCCATCAATGGTGGTAA
- a CDS encoding inhibitor of vertebrate lysozyme family protein: MKGHKTLHCLVAAAILSASSWAFAQPAMNVVSAPSDSAPVQGAPAKPLPTTADLLQQPVYKNSWQKMVKSQKNLPTWARKGVGTSAPYEVINWEGQQYKVGRICKPHDCSNNFMWVAFSKDKKQVWQAWGMRVSVEDKPEALNTPSKFATYQWLGRPSESVQTLLKKQLEQDPNWH, from the coding sequence ATGAAAGGTCATAAAACCCTCCATTGTCTTGTTGCTGCGGCGATACTCAGTGCCAGTTCCTGGGCTTTCGCGCAGCCAGCGATGAATGTTGTTTCGGCTCCATCAGACTCAGCGCCTGTTCAGGGCGCACCTGCTAAGCCCCTTCCCACCACCGCTGATCTTCTACAACAACCGGTGTATAAAAATAGCTGGCAAAAAATGGTGAAGAGTCAGAAAAATTTGCCTACATGGGCGCGTAAAGGGGTAGGGACATCCGCGCCGTATGAAGTCATCAATTGGGAAGGCCAGCAGTATAAAGTGGGGCGAATTTGCAAACCTCATGATTGCAGTAATAATTTTATGTGGGTGGCTTTTAGCAAGGATAAAAAACAAGTTTGGCAGGCATGGGGGATGCGAGTGTCGGTAGAGGATAAGCCAGAAGCGCTCAATACTCCGAGCAAGTTCGCGACTTATCAATGGCTTGGTCGCCCGAGTGAGAGTGTTCAGACTTTGCTGAAAAAACAATTAGAGCAAGATCCTAACTGGCACTGA
- the gutQ gene encoding arabinose-5-phosphate isomerase GutQ, which yields MTNPLLTYARETLEIELTEAQRLLSRLDDNFVQACELLLSCTGKAVVSGIGKSGHIGKKIAASLASTGTPAFFVHPAEALHGDLGMIGPQDVLIFISYSGRAKELDMILPLLADSHIPVIAITGGLESPLALAAACVLDISVEHEACPMGLAPTSSAVNTLMMGDALAMALMRHRGFNAEDFARSHPGGSLGARLLNRVHHLMRTGDRLPVVNESDSVMEAMLELSRTGLGLVAVCDPNQRVVGVFTDGDLRRWLVKGGTLQQPLGGAITRPGYRLPEQWRAGEALEALHQHHISAAPVVNLDGKLVGAINLHDLHQAGVG from the coding sequence ATGACTAATCCATTACTTACCTATGCCCGTGAAACACTGGAGATTGAGCTAACAGAAGCCCAGCGCTTGTTATCACGTTTAGATGATAATTTTGTCCAAGCTTGCGAGCTATTGTTGAGCTGTACCGGCAAAGCGGTTGTTTCTGGCATTGGCAAATCCGGTCATATTGGTAAAAAAATTGCCGCTTCACTGGCCAGCACCGGCACTCCGGCCTTTTTCGTGCATCCAGCCGAGGCATTGCACGGTGATTTAGGTATGATTGGCCCGCAAGATGTGCTGATTTTTATCTCTTATTCGGGCCGAGCTAAAGAACTGGATATGATCCTACCCTTGCTAGCCGACAGCCATATTCCAGTGATTGCAATTACCGGCGGTTTAGAGTCGCCATTAGCGCTGGCGGCGGCTTGCGTGCTGGATATCAGTGTTGAACATGAAGCTTGTCCGATGGGGCTAGCGCCAACATCCAGCGCCGTCAATACCCTGATGATGGGTGACGCGCTGGCAATGGCATTAATGCGCCATCGCGGTTTCAATGCAGAAGACTTTGCGCGCTCACACCCCGGTGGCAGTTTGGGGGCGCGGTTGCTCAACCGAGTTCATCATTTAATGAGAACCGGTGACCGCTTACCGGTGGTAAATGAATCCGATAGCGTAATGGAAGCAATGCTGGAATTGAGTCGCACCGGATTAGGGCTGGTGGCGGTTTGTGATCCAAATCAACGGGTGGTCGGGGTATTCACTGATGGTGATTTACGCCGCTGGTTGGTTAAAGGCGGCACTTTGCAACAGCCGCTCGGCGGCGCGATAACTCGCCCGGGTTACCGCTTGCCAGAACAATGGCGCGCGGGTGAAGCACTGGAAGCTCTGCATCAGCATCATATCAGTGCGGCACCGGTGGTTAACCTTGATGGGAAACTGGTTGGCGCTATCAATCTGCATGATTTGCACCAGGCAGGCGTTGGCTGA